One genomic segment of Panicum virgatum strain AP13 chromosome 2N, P.virgatum_v5, whole genome shotgun sequence includes these proteins:
- the LOC120660621 gene encoding probable ubiquitin receptor RAD23, with translation MKVSVKTLKGSSFQIEVNPADKVADVKKVIESTQGQNVYPADQQVLIHQGKVLKDDSTMEENQVLEDNFLVIMLRQNKGSSSAAPAKASANQAPPTQTVPATPAPQTPASPAVAAPIVPVSAPALTATASPAPAVAVSTEADTYGQVAASNLVAGINLEGTIQSILEMGGGIWDRDTVLHALRAAYNNPERAVEYLYSGIPEQMDVPSPPLSSQAANPVQPSQPAQAAIPSSGPNANPLDLFPQALPNASANAGAGNLDVLRNNRQFQNLISLVQANPQILQPLLQELGKQNPQVIQLIQENQAEFMRLINEPLEGDEENEMNMLDQIADAAETIAVTPEENEAILRLEGMGFDRALVLEVFFACNKNEQLAANYLLDHMHEFDNDDALGGGPPL, from the exons atgAAGGTCTCCGTGAAGACGCTCAAGGGATCCAGCTTTCAGATCGAAGTGAATCCCGCTGACAAG GTTGCTGATGTGAAGAAGGTCATAGAGAGTACACAAGGGCAAAATGTCTACCCAGCTGACCAACAGGTGCTCATACACCAAGGAAAGGTGTTAAAAGACGATTCAACAATGGAGGAAAACCAAGTTCTCGAGGACAATTTTCTTGTTATAATGCTCAGACAG AACAAGGGCTCATCAAGTGCAGCACCAGCTAAGGCATCCGCAAATCAG GCACCACCTACTCAGACAGTGCCTGCTACTCCCGCACCTCAAACACCGGCGTCCCCAGCTGTAGCGGCACCTAT TGTACCTGTGAGTGCACCTGCTCTAACTGCCACTGCCTCCCCAGCTCCTGCGGTTGCTGTATC CACTGAAGCAGATACTTACGGTCAGGTCGCCGCCTCAAACCTTGTTGCTGGCATCAACTTAGAAGGGACCATCCAATCAATTCTTGAAATGGGTGGTGGGATATGGGATAGAGACACTGTGCTACATGCTCTACGCGCGGCGTATAACAATCCAGAGCGGGCTGTTGAGTACTTATATTCT GGGATTCCTGAGCAGATGGATGTTCCTTCACCACCTCTGAGTTCCCAGGCAGCCAATCCTGTCCAGCCTTCACAACCAGCTCAAGCTGCAATTCCTTCGTCTGGACCAAATGCTAACCCTCTGGACCTCTTCCCTCAA GCTCTTCCAAATGCTTCTGCTAATGCTGGCGCAggaaatcttgatgttttgcgTAATAATAGACAGTTCCAAAATTTGATCAGTTTGGTGCAAGCTAACCCTCAGATTTTACAG CCACTGCTTCAAGAATTGGGCAAACAAAATCCCCAGGTCATTCAGCTGATCCAGGAAAACCAAGCAGAATTCATGCGCTTGATCAATGAACCTCTGGAGGGAGATGAAGAGAATGAAAT GAATATGCTGGACCAGATTGCAGATGCAGCTGAGACCATTGCGGTCACTCCAGAGGAAAACGAAGCTATACTTCGT CTTGAAGGGATGGGCTTTGACCGGGCGCTTGTCCTAGAAGTCTTCTTTGCCTGCAACAAGAATGAGCAGCTGGCTGCGAACTACCTCTTGGATCACATGCATGAGTTCGACAATGACGACGCACTTGGTGGGGGGCCACCACTGTAA
- the LOC120660620 gene encoding uncharacterized protein LOC120660620, with protein MGDVMAEADLADPNPDVQDLFQHYDLLYFRGGSPTPSSSLSGAPCHPAVNSALHACYLNFLLNHVSCHGPLFRAWMDAINSCSIKDHQRPDGGYNITTRHDFHPEKPHSFKGILWKCKSCGDTLLRATNQGPPSDACCIENVNSGGGASCGNMLCHWHNHKNDCCGTYEKTELESDALSQKRVPGGAQLLLTYPLEMSKSKGAIRESSSSALQGTTKATKPNAEENNIPLVSGSKAKSQGSSSSKKASKRRRTEVVLETSVLLAESPRKSKGKQDLVAAEDNILSLVSCSTPKSTRSSKKVVKADMQHNPEDVQKSSGLPASLEGKPNQKKVGKRHKPDDDQKPTGLPSTPLGTPKLKHTLIKIEKDKLSAAEDCNDAKSPGRSLRKTGEQHEPQIAQKACSQPAYPQKALKQDFVALEKREPSPATGCSDEKLLDRSSSRKAQRQHEPEDIRKTTIVSAASKKAGEQHEPQISQKACSQPACPQKRLKQDLVALEKNEPSPAMGCSNEKLRGKSSSKKAH; from the exons ATGGGGGATGTGATGGCGGAGGCGGACCTCGCGGACCCGAACCCAGACGTTCAGGACCTGTTCCAGCACTACGACCTCCTCTACTTCCGGGGCGGCTCGCCGACGCCGTCTTCGTCGTTAAGTGGGGCTCCTTGCCATCCAGCAG TTAACTCTGCTCTGCATGCCTGCTACTTAAACTTTCTGTTAAATCATGTCAGCTGCCATGGCCCTCTTTTTCGTGCTTGGATGGATGCTATTAACTCTTGCTCCATAAAGGATCACCAA AGACCAGATGGTGGGTACAATATCACCACCCGCCATGATTTCCATCCAGAAAAGCCGCACAGCTTCAAGGGTATCTTGTGGAAG TGCAAATCTTGTGGAGATACACTTCTTAGGGCTACAAACCAGGGTCCTCCATCTGATGCCTGCTGCATTGAGAATGTTaacagcggtggcggcgcatCCTGTGGGAACATGCTTTGTCACTGGCACAA CCACAAGAATGACTGCTGTGGCACATACGAAAAAACAGAGTTGGAATCAGATGCACTATCTCAAAAGAGAGTTCCAGGAG GTGCTCAGTTACTTCTGACTTACCCGTTGGAAATGTCCAAGTCAAAAGGAGCCATTCGAGAATCCAGTTCATCTGCACTGCAGGGCACTACTAAAGCTACAAAACCGAATGCTGAAGAAAATAATATCCCTCTAGTGAGTGGTAGCAAAGCTAAATCTCAGGGGAGTAGCTCGTCCAAGAAGGCAAGCAAGAGACGCAGGACAGAAGTAGTTCTAGAAACAAGTGTTCTTCTTGCTGAATCTCCAAGAAAATCAAAGGGGAAGCAAGATTTGGTTGCAGCAGAGGACAACATTTTATCTCTAGTCAGTTGCAGCACTCCAAAATCAACAAGAAGTAGCAAGAAGGTAGTCAAGGCAGACATGCAGCATAACCCTGAGGATGTTCAGAAATCCAGTGGTCTGCCTGCTTCTCTCGAAGGAAAACCAAATCAGAAGAAAGTTGGCAAGCGGCATAAGCCTGATGATGACCAGAAACCTACTGGTCTACCTTCTACACCCCTAGGAACACCAAAACTGAAACACACATTGATCAAAATAGAAAAGGACAAGCTTTCTGCAGCAGAGGACTGCAATGATGCAAAATCACCAGGAAGATCCTTAAGGAAAACAGGAGAGCAGCATGAGCCCCAGATCGCTCAGAAAGCCTGTTCTCAGCCAGCTTACCCTCAGAAAGCACTGAAGCAAGACTTCGTTGCGCTGGAGAAGAGAGAACCTTCCCCTGCAACTGGCTGCAGCGATGAGAAGTTACTGGATAGGAGCTCTTCAAGGAAGGCACAAAGGCAGCATGAGCCTGAAGACATTAGGAAAACTACTATTGTGTCAGCTGCCTCAAAGAAAGCAGGAGAGCAGCATGAGCCCCAGATCTCTCAGAAAGCCTGTTCTCAGCCAGCTTGCCCTCAGAAGAGACTGAAGCAAGACTTGGTTGCACTGGAGAAGAATGAACCTTCCCCTGCAATGGGCTGCAGCAATGAGAAGTTACGGGGCAAGAGCTCCTCAAAGAAGGCACACTGA